Proteins encoded in a region of the Novibacillus thermophilus genome:
- a CDS encoding DUF488 family protein, whose product MKGQLYLYHVDKDPPDKDINLLAIVTNRIAPGWVSVPQLSPSEKLIKKREQWLWERKWPRKWPDFVKQYREELKQPLKETYIKHLLKRLNEGNNIAFACYCADEKHCHKQIIGEWVSDRGIAVVQGKDERRQRKELLYQRENNNIKQLTIETVAKDGEQ is encoded by the coding sequence ATGAAAGGACAGTTGTACCTCTACCATGTCGATAAAGATCCGCCGGACAAGGACATTAATTTACTTGCCATAGTGACGAATAGAATTGCTCCCGGATGGGTTAGTGTCCCTCAGTTGTCGCCAAGTGAGAAACTGATAAAAAAACGCGAACAGTGGTTGTGGGAACGGAAATGGCCAAGGAAGTGGCCGGATTTTGTTAAACAGTATCGTGAAGAACTAAAGCAGCCGCTAAAGGAAACATATATCAAACACCTTCTCAAACGGCTTAACGAAGGAAATAACATTGCCTTTGCTTGCTATTGTGCAGATGAAAAGCATTGCCATAAGCAAATTATTGGGGAGTGGGTGAGTGACCGAGGGATTGCCGTTGTGCAAGGAAAAGACGAGCGGCGTCAAAGAAAAGAATTGTTATATCAAAGGGAGAATAACAACATAAAGCAATTAACAATCGAAACAGTTGCAAAGGACGGGGAACAGTGA
- a CDS encoding type II secretion system F family protein — protein sequence MFWIAIVVLLTGLLALYIQPKQAESHKEIYKWVKNRVQVKQSFKDELEWEFERLGIDDTPEDLKARQWLLAGVSLVSFIVLALVFWHPIWLLFGGGIAGFFYYFPILHINKAIKAKREALYEELPEFIDLIILLLRAGLTPYQSIKQAVSQTQFKALQNDLERLSTDIDTMNEEAALERFAAYAGIPEAKQFVRAMWQATATNPDQADEIFTTQSNVMRQMREFQNRRTIKEKPLKVRFISLGIFGFILAIPLGVFVINFIQIFSGFSS from the coding sequence ATGTTTTGGATTGCCATTGTTGTGCTTCTTACCGGGCTATTGGCTCTGTATATTCAACCTAAACAAGCGGAGTCCCACAAAGAGATTTATAAATGGGTTAAAAATAGAGTTCAAGTAAAACAGAGTTTCAAAGATGAGCTAGAGTGGGAATTTGAAAGACTTGGAATAGACGATACCCCGGAGGATTTAAAAGCGCGTCAATGGTTACTCGCTGGAGTATCCCTTGTGAGTTTCATTGTATTGGCTCTTGTTTTTTGGCATCCGATTTGGTTGCTTTTTGGCGGGGGGATTGCCGGCTTCTTTTACTATTTCCCCATTCTCCATATAAACAAGGCGATTAAAGCTAAGAGGGAAGCACTGTATGAGGAATTACCCGAGTTCATTGATCTGATTATCTTGCTGTTACGTGCAGGATTGACTCCATACCAGTCCATCAAACAGGCGGTTAGTCAGACACAATTTAAGGCGTTGCAAAACGATTTGGAACGACTGTCAACAGACATTGACACGATGAACGAAGAGGCTGCCTTGGAACGATTTGCGGCATATGCGGGAATTCCCGAAGCCAAGCAATTTGTACGGGCGATGTGGCAGGCAACGGCAACGAACCCTGATCAGGCAGATGAAATATTTACAACCCAATCCAACGTGATGCGTCAGATGAGGGAGTTTCAAAATAGAAGGACGATCAAAGAAAAGCCACTCAAGGTACGTTTTATCTCGCTCGGTATCTTTGGGTTCATTTTGGCTATTCCTTTAGGTGTGTTTGTTATCAACTTTATTCAGATTTTTAGTGGGTTTTCTAGTTAA
- a CDS encoding DUF4320 family protein, with amino-acid sequence MRAVEYVVFITILAFFFFLMPDMIQFAKITFKANQVADFAVERMAIEGGWSADVADAIQNELARQKLDPDRWEVEHTSGRVGAPETVYLKMSRDYHITAFNIFGESMGRALADVLSVPIVAQKVQASQVYIRQEG; translated from the coding sequence ATGCGAGCAGTGGAATACGTTGTTTTTATTACAATCCTGGCCTTTTTCTTCTTTTTGATGCCGGATATGATCCAGTTTGCGAAAATCACATTCAAAGCCAATCAAGTGGCAGACTTTGCCGTGGAACGGATGGCAATTGAGGGTGGATGGTCGGCAGATGTTGCGGATGCTATACAAAACGAATTGGCACGTCAAAAGCTAGACCCTGATCGGTGGGAAGTGGAACATACATCCGGTCGGGTAGGGGCACCGGAAACGGTATATTTGAAGATGTCACGTGATTATCACATTACCGCTTTTAATATCTTTGGAGAGTCGATGGGACGTGCGCTTGCGGATGTGTTAAGTGTGCCGATTGTGGCGCAAAAGGTACAGGCGAGTCAAGTCTATATTCGCCAGGAGGGGTGA
- a CDS encoding ParM/StbA family protein produces MRKIAIDPGYGYLKGIDSYKNAVCFPSLVAPAHDRFMEGVLNGGGDAGSLKKIEIAYEDNEGAHTLFVGDLARESRNASYSFDRNKVNHLNTRVLIATTAAILSSEGDKLWVGVGLPFEHFKAQGKEMKRLLLDFDARVQFKDSGYERRITFDRVSIFAQGATSVYDALLYPNGAFRYPELMRRGNLIALVNWGTRTADVVVFKSGDGFHLQSELSFTLDDVGAMEIRRMVQRAFQEKVGSPISVIDAEDIINNDGFVFYDGMEYDFSEVIEKGKRNITQTVLDNLQNRWGNRVGFIRKIFFAGGTTEDVRHLLDRHSLSKQIQIVSDPQLSEARGMLHLMEIQERQERNDNQKTISFSG; encoded by the coding sequence ATGCGGAAAATAGCAATTGATCCGGGATACGGCTATTTAAAAGGGATTGATTCATATAAAAATGCGGTCTGTTTTCCTTCCCTTGTCGCACCAGCGCATGATCGTTTCATGGAGGGAGTATTAAACGGTGGGGGCGATGCGGGATCGTTAAAAAAAATAGAAATAGCGTATGAGGACAATGAAGGGGCACATACCTTGTTTGTTGGAGATTTAGCAAGGGAAAGTCGAAATGCTTCCTATTCCTTTGACAGGAATAAAGTCAATCATCTAAATACGCGCGTACTAATTGCTACAACGGCCGCTATTTTGTCCTCTGAGGGCGATAAATTGTGGGTAGGGGTTGGACTACCTTTCGAACATTTTAAGGCGCAGGGAAAGGAAATGAAGCGTCTGCTGCTCGATTTTGATGCAAGGGTACAGTTTAAAGATAGCGGATATGAAAGACGTATCACTTTTGACCGCGTTTCGATTTTTGCCCAAGGCGCAACAAGTGTTTACGATGCCCTGCTTTACCCGAATGGCGCCTTTCGTTACCCGGAATTAATGCGAAGGGGCAATTTGATTGCACTCGTTAATTGGGGTACACGGACAGCCGACGTTGTTGTGTTCAAAAGCGGCGATGGTTTTCATCTTCAGTCCGAATTATCGTTTACGTTGGATGATGTCGGGGCAATGGAAATTAGACGAATGGTACAACGGGCCTTTCAGGAAAAGGTAGGTTCGCCCATCTCAGTCATAGATGCTGAGGACATTATAAACAATGACGGCTTTGTGTTCTATGACGGCATGGAATATGACTTTTCGGAGGTGATTGAAAAAGGCAAGCGGAATATAACGCAAACGGTTTTAGATAATTTACAAAATCGGTGGGGGAATAGGGTAGGCTTTATTCGTAAAATCTTTTTTGCAGGTGGAACAACGGAAGATGTTAGACATTTGCTTGATAGGCATTCACTGTCAAAACAAATACAGATTGTAAGCGACCCGCAACTGTCAGAAGCAAGGGGAATGTTACACCTTATGGAAATACAAGAACGGCAAGAACGAAATGATAATCAAAAAACGATATCCTTTAGCGGATAG